From Aliarcobacter butzleri, the proteins below share one genomic window:
- the urtE gene encoding urea ABC transporter ATP-binding subunit UrtE — MLKIENVNQYYGQSHTLWDLNLEFKKGRCTCVMGRNGVGKTTLSKVIMGLLPIKDGGLIYNDQDISKFPDHKRASIAIGYVPQGREIFSQLTVLENLQIGVMSNRHKIKKVPSKIYDLFPVLKDMQKRKGGDLSGGQQQQLAIARALCIDPDFLILDEPSEGIQPNIVAQIGQVIDYLTKEEQITVMLVEQKLPFARRHGDDFYVIDRGSVVANGEIGQLSDEIIRKYMSV; from the coding sequence ATGTTAAAAATAGAAAATGTAAATCAATATTATGGACAAAGTCACACTCTTTGGGATTTAAACTTAGAGTTTAAAAAAGGTAGATGTACTTGTGTTATGGGAAGAAATGGAGTTGGAAAAACTACTTTGAGTAAAGTTATCATGGGTTTACTTCCAATAAAAGATGGAGGATTAATCTACAATGACCAAGATATTTCAAAATTTCCTGACCATAAACGAGCAAGTATCGCAATAGGTTATGTTCCTCAAGGAAGAGAGATATTTTCACAATTAACAGTTTTAGAAAATCTTCAAATAGGAGTTATGTCAAATAGACATAAAATAAAAAAAGTTCCTAGTAAAATCTATGATTTATTTCCAGTTTTAAAAGATATGCAAAAAAGAAAAGGTGGAGATTTGAGTGGAGGTCAGCAACAACAACTTGCAATCGCAAGAGCACTTTGTATTGACCCTGATTTTTTAATACTAGATGAACCAAGTGAAGGAATCCAACCAAATATCGTAGCTCAAATAGGACAAGTTATTGATTATCTTACAAAAGAAGAGCAAATAACTGTTATGTTAGTTGAGCAAAAACTACCTTTTGCAAGACGTCATGGTGATGATTTTTATGTGATAGACAGAGGAAGTGTAGTTGCAAATGGTGAAATAGGGCAACTTAGTGATGAGATTATTAGGAAGTATATGTCGGTTTAA
- a CDS encoding gluzincin family metallopeptidase, with protein sequence MNIIKSKLTKINSNWNEYYFIKEFFQKKINFTDEVKTNYYGDLNNYLHDTLSLVKSFKKIKSDADYISQIIVLLQVIYTQQDLIDELLYIFKLAKSTNEDKNPNRDIRNELIGHPISRNKKDNNKLKSSILFDIRNRDENYISYAKYSMRKSELKKYSIDEIIENHKNFLNKYLDKILNKIEKEIKEYKKTIEKVFNIPLINQFEYIDRIDKELLSSISYIFEKESLKYYYQNRTKHIRYSYCLEKYERVLKSVITGKEDKTKYYSLIEIYDEEQLYKKDKIFTIDFYIEKYKDNEIVLNELNNMKKNINNNAEYYSSLNFLCENEKQF encoded by the coding sequence ATGAATATAATTAAATCAAAATTAACAAAAATTAATTCGAATTGGAATGAATATTATTTTATAAAAGAGTTTTTTCAAAAGAAAATAAATTTTACTGATGAAGTTAAAACAAATTATTATGGAGATTTAAATAACTATCTTCATGATACATTATCTTTGGTAAAATCATTTAAAAAAATAAAATCAGATGCAGACTATATTTCTCAAATTATTGTTTTATTGCAAGTTATTTATACTCAGCAAGATTTGATAGATGAATTACTATATATATTTAAATTAGCAAAGTCTACAAATGAAGATAAAAATCCAAATAGAGATATCAGAAATGAACTCATAGGACATCCAATAAGTAGAAATAAAAAAGACAATAATAAATTAAAATCTTCTATTCTTTTTGATATAAGAAATAGAGATGAAAATTATATATCTTATGCAAAATATTCAATGAGAAAATCAGAACTCAAAAAATATAGTATTGATGAAATAATTGAAAATCATAAAAACTTTTTAAATAAATATTTGGACAAAATTCTAAACAAAATTGAAAAAGAAATAAAAGAGTATAAAAAAACGATTGAGAAAGTATTTAATATCCCATTAATAAATCAATTTGAATATATAGATAGAATTGATAAAGAGTTATTATCAAGTATAAGTTATATTTTTGAAAAAGAGAGTTTAAAATATTATTATCAAAATAGGACAAAACACATAAGATATTCATATTGTTTAGAAAAATATGAAAGAGTTTTAAAATCTGTAATAACAGGAAAAGAAGATAAAACTAAATACTACTCTTTAATAGAAATATATGACGAAGAGCAACTTTACAAAAAAGATAAAATTTTTACTATAGATTTTTATATTGAAAAATACAAAGATAATGAAATAGTCTTAAATGAATTAAATAATATGAAAAAGAATATAAATAACAATGCAGAGTATTATTCTTCTTTAAATTTTTTATGTGAAAATGAGAAGCAATTTTAA
- a CDS encoding urease accessory protein UreD produces the protein MSIKFSFKDEVFSLDKLQLPSRHYHFNDNENYIKLLNIGEGIFPKDKIRTSLSLDNSNLIFTTESATKIYPSKKEYGIQKIDIVLKNNSNLEFINDELILYKDSRYIQFFNLKSDENSTFFYTDILSRGRSFENFDFSNMLIKNSFFCEKSMEYMEKFDVKGAELKDYINRKSSSNFIFAKIYIKTNNNEEFLNRIYLEKFESFTYTKNKKIILGVISSNNMFELKNQIFKIWELYRKELNKSKFNLGKQ, from the coding sequence ATGAGTATAAAGTTTAGTTTTAAAGATGAGGTTTTTTCTTTAGATAAATTACAACTTCCTTCAAGACATTACCATTTTAACGATAATGAAAACTATATAAAGTTATTAAATATAGGTGAGGGTATTTTTCCAAAGGATAAAATAAGAACATCTTTAAGCCTTGATAATTCAAACTTAATCTTTACAACCGAATCAGCTACAAAAATCTATCCATCAAAAAAAGAGTATGGAATCCAAAAAATAGATATTGTTTTGAAAAACAACTCAAATTTAGAGTTTATAAATGATGAGTTGATTTTGTACAAAGATTCACGTTATATTCAGTTTTTTAATCTAAAAAGTGATGAAAACTCAACTTTTTTTTATACAGATATTTTAAGTCGTGGAAGAAGTTTTGAGAATTTTGATTTTTCAAATATGCTTATAAAAAACTCATTTTTTTGTGAAAAAAGTATGGAATATATGGAAAAATTTGATGTAAAAGGTGCTGAATTAAAAGATTATATTAATAGAAAAAGCAGTAGCAATTTTATTTTTGCAAAGATTTATATAAAAACAAATAACAATGAAGAGTTTTTAAATAGGATTTATTTGGAAAAGTTTGAGAGTTTTACATACACTAAAAATAAAAAAATCATTCTTGGAGTAATCAGTTCAAATAATATGTTTGAGTTAAAAAATCAAATTTTTAAGATTTGGGAACTTTATAGAAAAGAGTTAAATAAAAGTAAATTTAATTTAGGTAAACAATAA
- a CDS encoding urease subunit gamma yields MFLTNREQEKLLIYTASKLALERKNRGLKLNYPEAVAIISSYIIEGARDGKSVAQLMVDATKVLKEDDVLDGVASMMYMVQVEATFEDGTKLVTVHNPIPYDKNILIPGEYLVDEGEIELNASKDIITIEIENKGDRPVQVGSHYHFFEVNKELSFERVKAYGKRIDIPAGTSVRFEPGSKKSVNLIDFSGRRYVSGFNGLVEGFLDDENVKAKAMQNLSKFLGE; encoded by the coding sequence ATGTTTTTAACAAATAGAGAACAAGAAAAGTTATTGATTTATACAGCTTCAAAACTAGCCTTAGAAAGAAAAAATAGAGGTTTAAAACTAAACTATCCAGAAGCTGTGGCAATTATTAGTTCATATATAATTGAGGGTGCTAGAGATGGAAAAAGTGTTGCACAACTTATGGTTGATGCTACAAAAGTTTTAAAAGAGGATGATGTTCTTGATGGTGTTGCATCTATGATGTATATGGTTCAAGTTGAAGCAACATTTGAAGATGGTACAAAATTAGTTACTGTTCATAATCCAATTCCTTATGATAAAAACATATTAATCCCTGGAGAATATCTTGTAGATGAGGGAGAAATAGAACTAAACGCTTCAAAAGATATTATTACAATTGAAATAGAAAACAAAGGTGATAGACCAGTTCAAGTGGGTTCACACTATCACTTTTTTGAAGTAAATAAAGAACTTAGTTTTGAAAGAGTTAAAGCTTATGGAAAAAGAATAGATATTCCAGCTGGAACATCTGTAAGATTTGAGCCAGGAAGTAAAAAGAGTGTGAACTTGATTGATTTTAGTGGTAGAAGATATGTTAGTGGATTCAATGGTTTAGTTGAAGGCTTTTTAGATGATGAAAATGTTAAAGCTAAAGCTATGCAAAATCTTTCAAAGTTTTTAGGAGAGTAA
- the ureC gene encoding urease subunit alpha: MKISKEKYASMYGPTTGDRFRLADTTLIAKIEKDYTIYGEESKFGGGKTVRDGMAQSPTAVDVADLIITNAIIIDYTGIYKADIGIKDGKILAIGKSGNPNLCDGITEGLEIGANTEILSAEGKIITAGGIDTHIHFISPGQINEALSSGVTTMIGGGTGPNTGTNATTCTPGEWNISKMIQSVDDLPLNFGFMGKGNSSSYEALKVQIEAGAMGLKLHEDWGSTPNAIDTCLSVADDFDVQVAIHTDTLNESGFVEATVGAFKNRTIHTFHSEGAGGGHAPDIMKVAGLSNVLPSSTNPTLPYTKNTIEEHLDMLMVCHHLSPKIPEDVSFAESRIRGKTIAAEDVLHDLGAISITSSDSQAMGRVGEVIIRTWQVAHSMKQQRGTLEGDDEKSDNNRIKRYIAKYTINPAIACGIDEYVGSVEVGKMADLVLWNRAFFGVKPEIIIKGGFIALAMMGDSNASIPTPEPNMYRLMFGSLGRASGATSVIFTSKVASSNLKDKLGISKNVLPVKNTRNIGKANMKLNDFIGDIEIDSETYDVKINGEPIESNYVEKVPMARRYFMF, translated from the coding sequence ATGAAAATTAGTAAAGAAAAATATGCTTCTATGTATGGACCAACTACTGGTGATAGATTTAGACTTGCTGATACGACGCTTATTGCTAAGATAGAGAAAGATTATACTATTTATGGAGAAGAGAGTAAGTTTGGTGGTGGAAAAACTGTAAGAGATGGTATGGCTCAAAGTCCAACGGCTGTTGATGTTGCTGATTTGATTATTACAAATGCGATTATTATAGATTATACGGGGATTTATAAAGCTGATATTGGAATCAAAGATGGAAAAATCTTAGCTATTGGAAAATCAGGAAATCCAAATCTTTGTGATGGAATAACAGAAGGTTTAGAAATTGGAGCAAATACTGAAATTCTTTCAGCTGAGGGAAAAATCATAACTGCTGGTGGAATAGATACACATATTCACTTTATAAGTCCAGGTCAAATAAATGAAGCACTTTCAAGTGGAGTTACAACTATGATTGGTGGAGGAACAGGGCCAAATACTGGAACAAATGCCACAACTTGTACTCCAGGAGAGTGGAATATCAGTAAGATGATACAAAGTGTTGATGATTTACCTTTAAACTTTGGATTTATGGGAAAAGGAAATAGTTCAAGTTACGAAGCTTTAAAGGTACAAATAGAAGCTGGAGCTATGGGATTAAAACTTCATGAAGATTGGGGAAGTACACCAAATGCTATTGATACTTGTTTAAGTGTTGCAGATGATTTTGATGTACAAGTTGCAATTCACACTGATACTTTAAATGAATCAGGATTTGTTGAAGCAACAGTTGGAGCTTTTAAAAATAGAACAATTCATACTTTCCATAGTGAAGGAGCAGGTGGTGGTCATGCACCTGATATTATGAAAGTGGCAGGTCTATCAAATGTACTTCCCTCAAGTACAAATCCAACTTTGCCATATACTAAAAATACAATTGAAGAACATCTTGATATGCTTATGGTTTGTCATCATTTAAGTCCAAAAATTCCTGAAGATGTAAGTTTTGCAGAGAGTAGAATTCGAGGAAAAACAATAGCTGCTGAAGATGTGTTACATGATTTAGGAGCTATTAGTATAACAAGTAGCGATTCACAAGCTATGGGAAGAGTTGGAGAAGTAATCATACGAACTTGGCAAGTTGCCCATAGTATGAAACAACAAAGAGGAACACTTGAAGGTGATGATGAAAAAAGTGATAATAATAGAATCAAAAGATATATTGCAAAATATACTATAAATCCTGCAATTGCTTGTGGAATTGATGAGTATGTTGGAAGTGTTGAAGTTGGAAAAATGGCAGATTTAGTCTTATGGAATAGGGCATTTTTTGGAGTAAAACCTGAAATCATCATAAAAGGTGGATTTATCGCTCTTGCTATGATGGGTGATAGTAATGCTTCAATTCCAACACCAGAACCAAATATGTATAGACTTATGTTTGGAAGTCTTGGACGTGCAAGTGGTGCTACAAGTGTTATCTTTACTTCAAAAGTAGCAAGTTCAAATCTAAAAGATAAACTAGGAATTTCAAAGAATGTATTGCCTGTAAAAAATACTAGAAATATTGGAAAAGCCAATATGAAACTAAATGATTTTATAGGTGATATAGAAATAGATAGCGAAACATATGATGTAAAAATCAATGGAGAACCAATCGAGTCAAATTATGTAGAAAAAGTGCCAATGGCTAGACGATATTTTATGTTTTAG
- a CDS encoding urease accessory protein UreE — translation MTFSVIKKVIEIKKDIPFSDEVELSWFDMQKPNLTAVTKKGVNLVVKAKFTHLHENDILVCEDGIGIKVKRSEDEIFSLEFSDALTFAKTAYEIGNRHQPLQIEEFKIIVLDDISIADIIKDCYANESIKVEKTKAYFKPNGKAHHSH, via the coding sequence GTGACATTTAGCGTAATAAAAAAAGTAATAGAGATAAAAAAAGATATCCCATTTAGTGATGAGGTTGAACTCTCTTGGTTTGATATGCAAAAGCCAAATTTAACAGCAGTTACTAAAAAAGGAGTGAATCTAGTAGTAAAAGCTAAGTTTACTCATCTTCATGAAAATGATATTTTAGTTTGCGAAGATGGAATAGGAATAAAAGTTAAAAGAAGTGAAGATGAGATTTTCTCTTTAGAGTTTAGTGATGCTTTAACTTTTGCAAAAACTGCTTATGAAATAGGAAACAGACATCAGCCCTTACAGATTGAAGAGTTTAAAATCATAGTTTTAGATGATATCTCAATAGCTGATATTATCAAAGATTGTTATGCCAATGAATCTATAAAAGTTGAAAAAACAAAAGCTTATTTCAAACCAAATGGAAAAGCACACCATAGCCACTAA
- a CDS encoding urease accessory protein UreF, with amino-acid sequence MQKTNLKSLSRFMQILDGSFPSGVFVHSFGLEPHILKEKVKDINSLKIYLENLIIDQYSKIEFVYVKKVYEALEKEKLNLVKKLDNELGTYLTFEFAKASRDIGQNYFAQIKNLASKDIVKEYFSLIENKFCIGNEIIVLSVMAFDMDICLEDFIVMWTKKNLINIAVTTLKISRIKPSEIQKMLFEIDEILEKFDYKNIKNKITNFNPLFEEIIFAHKNLEPKLFVT; translated from the coding sequence ATGCAAAAAACAAATCTAAAAAGCCTTAGCCGATTTATGCAAATACTTGATGGGAGTTTTCCCTCAGGTGTATTTGTACACTCTTTTGGTTTAGAGCCTCATATTTTAAAAGAAAAAGTAAAAGATATAAATAGTTTAAAAATCTATTTAGAAAATCTAATTATCGACCAATACTCTAAAATAGAGTTTGTTTATGTTAAAAAAGTTTATGAAGCTTTAGAAAAAGAGAAGTTAAATTTAGTAAAAAAACTTGATAATGAGCTTGGAACTTACTTAACTTTTGAGTTTGCAAAAGCTTCACGTGATATTGGGCAAAACTATTTTGCACAAATCAAAAATCTAGCTTCAAAAGATATTGTAAAAGAGTATTTCTCTTTGATTGAAAATAAATTTTGTATTGGAAATGAAATAATAGTATTAAGTGTTATGGCTTTTGATATGGATATTTGTTTGGAAGATTTTATTGTTATGTGGACAAAAAAGAATCTTATAAACATAGCTGTTACAACTTTAAAAATCTCAAGAATAAAACCAAGTGAAATACAAAAAATGCTTTTTGAAATAGATGAGATTTTAGAAAAGTTTGATTATAAAAATATAAAAAATAAAATCACAAATTTTAATCCACTTTTTGAAGAGATTATATTTGCGCATAAAAATTTAGAACCTAAATTGTTTGTAACTTAG
- the ureG gene encoding urease accessory protein UreG, whose amino-acid sequence MSLKIGIAGPVGSGKTSLIESLTNLLKDKYSLGIVTNDIYTTEDANYLKKTLDLDNERIIGVETGGCPHTAIRDDISMNQKAVVELEEKFNPDIVFVESGGDNLSATFSYELIDYYIYVIDVAQGADIPRKKGAGLLFSDLLIVNKTDLAPYVEIDLVDMQIDVKENRKNKPYVFISKKEPQTLNQVVSWIEALI is encoded by the coding sequence ATGAGTTTAAAAATAGGAATAGCAGGACCAGTTGGAAGTGGAAAAACTTCACTTATTGAGTCTTTAACAAATTTATTAAAAGATAAATATAGTTTAGGAATTGTAACAAATGATATTTATACAACAGAAGATGCAAATTATCTAAAAAAAACACTTGATTTGGATAATGAAAGAATTATTGGTGTTGAAACGGGTGGTTGTCCTCATACTGCAATAAGAGATGATATTTCTATGAATCAAAAAGCAGTAGTTGAACTTGAAGAAAAATTCAATCCAGACATTGTATTTGTAGAAAGTGGTGGAGATAACTTAAGTGCTACTTTTTCTTATGAGTTAATTGATTATTATATTTACGTAATTGATGTTGCACAAGGTGCTGATATTCCTAGAAAAAAAGGAGCAGGGCTACTTTTTTCTGACCTTTTAATTGTAAATAAAACAGATTTAGCACCTTATGTTGAAATTGATTTAGTTGATATGCAAATCGATGTAAAAGAAAATAGAAAAAATAAACCTTATGTATTTATTTCAAAAAAAGAGCCCCAAACTTTAAATCAAGTTGTTTCTTGGATTGAAGCACTTATTTAA
- a CDS encoding TetR/AcrR family transcriptional regulator, which yields MKKESVSKKKIKKYALDLFNEKDTFSITTNHIALCAKISTGNLYYHYKNKEDIIIDIYEEMIEKFENLNSFEKILNSQNPLEELSKMYDLYLDIFWDYRFLMRDSSVLLSTLPKFKEIFIQRQNLRIEQIKMLIEYFILKDIFKQMSEDEILLSAKLNWFISTYWQNFISINEVITKESFKEAKDVIFKININPFLK from the coding sequence ATGAAAAAAGAGTCAGTAAGTAAAAAAAAGATAAAAAAATATGCCTTAGATTTGTTTAATGAAAAAGATACATTTTCAATTACTACAAATCATATTGCACTTTGTGCAAAGATTTCTACGGGAAATTTGTATTATCACTATAAAAATAAAGAAGATATTATTATTGATATTTATGAAGAGATGATTGAAAAATTTGAGAATTTAAATAGCTTTGAAAAGATATTAAATAGCCAAAATCCTTTAGAAGAGTTATCAAAAATGTATGATTTATATTTAGATATTTTTTGGGATTATAGATTTCTTATGAGAGATTCATCTGTTTTACTCTCAACTTTGCCTAAATTTAAAGAGATTTTTATTCAAAGACAAAATCTTAGAATAGAGCAAATAAAAATGTTGATAGAGTATTTTATTTTAAAAGATATTTTTAAACAAATGAGTGAAGATGAGATTTTATTATCTGCAAAATTAAATTGGTTTATTTCAACTTATTGGCAAAATTTTATTTCTATAAATGAGGTAATTACAAAAGAGTCTTTTAAAGAGGCAAAGGATGTTATATTTAAAATAAATATAAATCCTTTTTTAAAATAA